One Brassica napus cultivar Da-Ae chromosome C2, Da-Ae, whole genome shotgun sequence DNA window includes the following coding sequences:
- the LOC106394671 gene encoding enhanced ethylene response protein 5-like isoform X2, whose protein sequence is MEFARRDNVTYMCHTGRFEVFNENFPAGILPNDKLLPKYNLHEYMNVVQAPRKGDLRLRQHSSSRTRRSVLEVRCLGKAGAPSLPGTHEENLSDPARGHQLKLEVIAS, encoded by the exons ATGGAGTTTGCGAGAAGAGACAAT GTTACATACATGTGTCATACTGGAAGATTTGAAGTCTTCAACGAGAATTTTCCTGCTG GAATCTTACCAAACGATAAACTGCTGCCAAAGTATAATCTTCATGAG TACATGAATGTTGTGCAAGCTCCGAGAAAGGGTGATCTCAGGCTTCGTCAACATAGCTCTTCAAGAACAAGAAGATCG GTTCTTGAGGTCCGGTGTCTTGGAAAAGCTGGAGCTCCAAGTCTACCAGGGACTCATGAAGAAAAT CTGAGTGATCCAGCGAGAGGTCACCAACTGAAGCTTGAAGTGATTGccagttga
- the LOC106394671 gene encoding enhanced ethylene response protein 5-like isoform X1 produces the protein MSCAVLVSGLRIFIIHLFCVFFLYNSQTMQVTYMCHTGRFEVFNENFPAGILPNDKLLPKYNLHEYMNVVQAPRKGDLRLRQHSSSRTRRSVLEVRCLGKAGAPSLPGTHEENLSDPARGHQLKLEVIAS, from the exons ATGTCCTGTGCAGTTTTAGTTTCTGGCCTCCGGATTTTCATTATacatttattttgtgttttttttttatataattcacAAACTATGCAGGTTACATACATGTGTCATACTGGAAGATTTGAAGTCTTCAACGAGAATTTTCCTGCTG GAATCTTACCAAACGATAAACTGCTGCCAAAGTATAATCTTCATGAG TACATGAATGTTGTGCAAGCTCCGAGAAAGGGTGATCTCAGGCTTCGTCAACATAGCTCTTCAAGAACAAGAAGATCG GTTCTTGAGGTCCGGTGTCTTGGAAAAGCTGGAGCTCCAAGTCTACCAGGGACTCATGAAGAAAAT CTGAGTGATCCAGCGAGAGGTCACCAACTGAAGCTTGAAGTGATTGccagttga
- the LOC106394671 gene encoding enhanced ethylene response protein 5-like isoform X3, producing MILKYLIPVKLSLGILPNDKLLPKYNLHEYMNVVQAPRKGDLRLRQHSSSRTRRSVLEVRCLGKAGAPSLPGTHEENLSDPARGHQLKLEVIAS from the exons ATGATATTGAAGTATTTAATACCAGTGAAACTTTCTTTAGGAATCTTACCAAACGATAAACTGCTGCCAAAGTATAATCTTCATGAG TACATGAATGTTGTGCAAGCTCCGAGAAAGGGTGATCTCAGGCTTCGTCAACATAGCTCTTCAAGAACAAGAAGATCG GTTCTTGAGGTCCGGTGTCTTGGAAAAGCTGGAGCTCCAAGTCTACCAGGGACTCATGAAGAAAAT CTGAGTGATCCAGCGAGAGGTCACCAACTGAAGCTTGAAGTGATTGccagttga